The sequence ACTGGACTGCAAGGGTGGTGAATCCTGGGAAGAGGGCAAATGCAGGGGCACTGTATCCTGGAAAGCGGACATGCTCCTCCATACCACAAAGCAGTCAGTATTTACCAAGGATTCCAATGGGGttcttttcaattaaaaaaaaaagtttaatgaaTTAGAGAACAGTACTACAGAACTTGCATGAGCCTCTCATAAGTTCACCCACTTGTCCTGCCCCCTCCCAGCCTTTTCCTTACCTGCATAGGCAATTCCGGTAATGGTCAGAGCCACCATATGAGGTTGCAGAGGGGCGCTGACCCTGGGAAGGGGGTGCAGAATCAGGAAGAGGCTGATAGCACAGGTCATCTCAACCAAGGCCCCAGACAGAGGAGATACTTGCAGGGGGCTCTCACAGTCCTTGCCCAGCTGGTGCAATGGTGACAGTCTCAGTGACCAGAGGTGGGGCATGAgcacccaagaaagtccagcaccTGCAAACTGTGCCATCACCTCCAGAACAGTTTGTGACCCCTTTGCCAGGCCCCATAGCCACTGATTGACACTGCCACAGGGATTACAGGAGGCACCTTGGAAGGTCAGGCAGTGCAGGACAGTCAACAGGTAGATGAGGACCAGTACCAGCCAGAGCTCTATGTCAGTTTTAGTGCAGAACAGATTCATCTCCAGGGTACAGCAGCACAGCTGCACAGTGGACACCACTTCCAAGGCcagttctagccctagacctgcgGGCACAATCCTGTGGCATGCCCAGCGAAGCAACTCACATAGCAGCACTGTGCAGGCAACCAGGGCAGCAGATCCCAGTAGGAGCTCCGGAACATCCATCTGCTGAGTGCTTTGGTACAGTCCACTCTATCCCTGTTCTATTTTTTGGGTTTTGGGGCACAGTCCACACTAATCTTGTTCTTCTGCTGGGTTCTGGGGCACAGTCCACGCTACCTCCACTCTTCTGCTGGGTTCTGGGGCACAGTCCACACTACCTCCGCTATTCTGCTGGATTCTGGGGCATAGTCCACATTACCTCCGCTCTTCTGCTGGATTCTGGGGCACAGTCCAAGCTACCTCCGCTCTTCTGCTGGATTCTGGGGCACAGTCCACACTACCTCCACTCTTCTGCTGGATTATGGGGCACAGTCCACACTAATCTTGTTCTTCTGCTGGCGTCTGGGGCACAGTCCACTCCACACTACCtccgctcttctgctgggttctgGGTCACAGTCAACACTACCTCGGCTCTTCTGCTGGATTCTGGGGCACAGTCCACATTAACTCCGCTCTTCTGCTGGATTCTGGGGCACAGTCCACACTACCtccgctcttctgctgggttctgGGGCATAGTCCACACTACCtccgctcttctgctgggttctgGGGCACAGTCCACATTACCTCCGCTCTTCTGCTGGCTTCTGGGGCACAGTCCACATTACCTCCGCTATTCTGCTGGATTCTGGGTCACAGTCCACACTACCtccgctcttctgctgggttctgGGGCACAGTCCACACTACCTCCGCTCTCTTGCTGGATTCTGGGGCACAGTCCACACTACCtccgctcttctgctgggttctgGGGCACAGTCCACACTACGTCCGCTCTTCTGCTGGATTCTGGGGCACAGTCCACATTACTACCGTTCTTCTGCTGGCTTCTGGGGCATAGTCCACATTACCTCTGTTCTTCTGCTGGGTTCTGGGGCACAGTCCACACTAACCCTGTTCTTCTGCTGGGTTCTGAGACACGCAGTTCACACTACACCTGTTGCTATGTTGGGTGCAGAAGTCCAGCCCCCACTACCCCTGTTCCTTTTCTTGGTTCTGGGGCACAGTCTGCACTAGCGCTTTCCTCTGCTGGGTGTTTGGGCACACTCCACAACACTACCCCTGTTCCTCTGCTGGGATGCTCAGGCACAGTGCTCACTACCCTTGTTCCACGACTGGGTCCTAGGGCATAGTCTTTACTCCTCTGTTGTGTTCATGAATAACATCTGTCGTATTCCTGCACTTCGGCTGTGTGTAGACAAGTCTCCTCCGCTCTACTACAAACCTTCTTACAGCTCAGTGCATAGTCTACTCAAACTCCTCCTAGCTGCAGTAGCAAAGATTCCACTACTCAGTCTTCACCGCTGCTGAAGAAAGAGTTGTTTTCTGCTGCCCACTGCTGGTACTGTAGTTCTAGTGGATAtagtacacagtatatatatatatatatatatatatatatatatatatatatatatataaataaatcataTTTATGGATGTTTTGTAGATTCTCAAGTCCATAATTCTGTTTATTGTACATTtgctaaattgaaaaaaaaaaaagaaggggggcagCAGGGTAAGAGTTAATGCACAGAGAGTTCTTACTATGACACAGCAGAATGCAGAAAGTGCTTAGGTCATTGAAGAAAGCCTTGAAGACTACTACATCAATAATGATCTGTTAATGGGGGCTAAAGTGGAAGATTAACTTTGACCATGTGATCCCAGTGACAGGAACTTAAGCCGCGCATCAGATCAGACACGACGCCGCCTGCCGTTTCATCATCCTCCATCCACaatttaaaggagaactccagtcGGGATGCTAAAGAACCAGTAAACTtgaagccagattcaggtagagttacgccggcgtatcagtagatacgccgtcgaaactccgaatctgcgccgtcgtatgtttaagcgtattctcaaattgagatacgctgttgctaagatacgaccgcctgcgccgtcgtatcttagctgtctatttacgctggccgctaggggcgtgtacgctgatttacgcctagaatgcgtaaatcagcgagatacgcctattcacgaacgcacgcttgcctgtcgcagtaaagatacgctgtttacgtaaggcgttttcaggcgtaaagataaaccaccaaaaagatggcgcagccaatgttaagtatggacgtcggacccgcgtcgaatttttaaatttttacgtcgtttgcgtaagtcgtccgtgaatggggctggccgtaatttacgttcacgtcgaaaccaacgagtctttgcggcgtaatttggagcatgcgcactgggttacgtccacggacagcgcatgcgccgaacgttcaaaacgtcaattacgtggggtcatgccttatttgcataaaacaagcccacctcttcccaatttgaattaggcgcgcttacgccggcacatttgcgctacgccgccgtaactaaggacgcaagtgctttgtgaatacagcacttgcctctctaacttgcggcggcgtagcgtaaatacgatacgttacgccggctcaaacatacgccgccctacgtgaatctaggtattaaagcggaggttcaccctaaaacaattatataccattacatccagcacacttccgacatgtacagtatgctggtattttttttattttttttcgctgtacataccgttttatagttatttttcttttctcactcccgcggggagtaggcgttcctatgaagaggcgtagatgattgacgtgcggataaggcgcgtcacactttccgaaaatagccaaactgggactcggctatatacggcgcctgcgcagtcagctctacgcggctcttagtctgtgtgcaggcgccgtatagagccgagtcccagtccggctatttttgGAACGCGTGACGCCCTTTAtctgcacgtcaatcatctacgcctcttcataggaacacctattccccgcgggagtgagaaaagaaaaataactatgggccagattcacagaagagatacaacggcgtatctcctgatacgccgccgtatctctgagatacgcttgtcgtatctatgcggctgattcatagaatcagttacgcatagatagccctaagatccgacaggtgtaattgacttataccgtcggatcttaggatgcaattctaggccggccgctaggtggcgattccattgcggtcggcgtagaatattcaaatgactacttacggcgattcacgaacgtacgctttacccgtcgctctaactttacattgtttccgtcgagatacgccgcgtaaaactaaggctgccctctaggtggactagccaatgttaagtatggccgtcgttcccgcgtcgaaatttgaaaaatcacgtcgtttgcataagtcgtccgtgaatggcgctggacgccatttacgttaacgtcgaaaccaatgaggtccttgcgacgtcatttagcacaatgcacgtcgagtaattttcccgacggagcatgcgcagtatgttcggcgcaggaacgcgcctaatttaaatggtgcccgccccatttgaattaggcgggcatgcgccgagcggatttacgttacaccgccgcaagtttacaggtaagagctttgtgaatcaggcacttacgctgtaaacttgcggcggtgtaacgtaaatgggatacgttacgccgccgctgcataACAcaaatctttgtgaatctggccctataaaactgtatgtacagcgaaaaaaaaaaaaaaaataccagcatactgtagctgtaggaagtatgctgcatgtaatggtatatcgatgttttttagggtgaacctccttttTAAATTGATTCCATATCCAAGTACCTGCCCTTGATGTGTCACACAGTAGACAAATGACCACTTATCACAAAAATGTAAACAGATATGTGGAGCAAGATGCCTTCTTTGGTCCTCAGTCCTGGTCTGCAATTACAGTGCACACAGCAGACTAGCTGAAAGTAAACaagcagtggcccagattctcgtagatgggcgtaaaactgcggcggcgtaacgtatgtcatttacgttacgctgccgcaagttttacaggcaagtgctttattcacaaagaacttgcctgtaaagttgcggcggcgtaacgtaaatcccccggcgtaagcccgcgtaattcaaatgagccgggtaggggggcgtagagcatttaaattaggctcgttcatgcattgcgctaaacgaCGTCacaagaacgtcattggttttgacgtgaacataaatggtgtccagcccccattcacggacgagttacgcaaacaacgtaaaattttcaaattgcgacgcgggaacgacggccatacttaaaattggaaacgccacctagggggcatgtttatctttacgccgcgtatctcttacgaaaacggcgtatctttactgcgacgggcaagcgtacgttcgtgaatcggcgtaacgactcatttgcatattctacgccgacctcaatggaagcgccacctagcagccagcgtaaatattgcaccctaagatacgacggcgcaggcatgtttaaagcggaggttcaccgctaaattgctatttttacccttagatggatgctcattttgtctaggggaatcggctatttgttttaaaatcgaagctgtacttacctttttagagagcgatcttctccgccgcttccgggtatgggctgcgggactgggcgttccttcttgattgacagtcttccgacaggcttccgacggtcgcatccatcgcgtcacgattttccgaaagtagccgaacttcggtgcgcaggcgcagtatagagccgcaccgacgttcggcttctttcggctactcgtgacacgatggatgcgaccgtcggaagcctttcggaagactgtcaatcaagaaggaacgcccgctcccgaagacccatacccggaagcggcggagaagatcgctctctacaacggtaagtactgctcggattttaaaacaactagccgattcccctagacaaaatgagcatccatctaaggggatctaagggtaaaaaaacatttatgggagaaccccctctttaagtgtatctcagtttgagaatacacttaaacatatgacgggcttagattcg comes from Rana temporaria chromosome 2, aRanTem1.1, whole genome shotgun sequence and encodes:
- the LOC120928892 gene encoding aquaporin-11-like; protein product: MDVPELLLGSAALVACTVLLCELLRWACHRIVPAGLGLELALEVVSTVQLCCCTLEMNLFCTKTDIELWLVLVLIYLLTVLHCLTFQGASCNPCGSVNQWLWGLAKGSQTVLEVMAQFAGAGLSWVLMPHLWSLRLSPLHQLGKDCESPLQVSPLSGALVEMTCAISLFLILHPLPRVSAPLQPHMVALTITGIAYAGGPLTGAIFNPVLAFAVVFLCHGHSYLQYIIVYWFGPLIGMLLSFLLLEYIFPKLRPGRVKRD